The Clostridiales bacterium FE2011 sequence CGCACGGTGCTGCAGACCGCGACGGTAACGGATGACCCGCTGTTCTCCGGTGAATCCATCGCCGTCCTTTCCGAAGGCGCCGAGGTCACGTTGCTGGGAATCCTGGGGGATTACGCCTACATTGAAGGAAATGCCAACGGCCTGTTCCGCGGCTTTGTCCCCGTCGCTTCCCTCTCCGCCCCGGAACTCACCGGAGAAGAAAACGGCTGACGAACCACACGCATAAAACAAACCGGCTTCATCATGAAGCCGGTTTGTTGTTTCAGTCCATGTTTTCAACCGTGAACTTGACCGTTTCACCGCAGTCGGTGCACTGATACGGGCCGTTCCTCAGGTTGCCGCCCCGCCGGAACGCGTAAATGAAAGGATACAGTGCGTTCATGGCGACCATGCAGATTCTGTCGCTGTGCTCCTTGTCGATCTCGCTTCCTTCAAAGCAGATCACATCGCCCACCTTATATTTGGGGCAGTGGCTTTCAACCACCGTAACTTTGACTTTCCGGTCAGTATAGCTCATATTTTCCTCCAAAGTGTATCTTATTTGCCCTTATTTCAGGCAGGATACCATTTTCACCCTGTCCACGTCTTTGCCGTTGGACATAGTCTCCGTCAGGTTTTCCGCAACGGTGAACCCGCACTTCCGGTAGCAGGCCTGCGCAGGTGCGTTGTCGCTGTCGGTGTACAGGAATACCTGCTCAATGCCCCTCTGCTTCAGGCTGTCCAGCACTTCCCGGATGGAACAGGT is a genomic window containing:
- a CDS encoding TIGR04076 family protein, with protein sequence MSYTDRKVKVTVVESHCPKYKVGDVICFEGSEIDKEHSDRICMVAMNALYPFIYAFRRGGNLRNGPYQCTDCGETVKFTVENMD